One window of Centropristis striata isolate RG_2023a ecotype Rhode Island chromosome 21, C.striata_1.0, whole genome shotgun sequence genomic DNA carries:
- the brsk1a gene encoding serine/threonine-protein kinase BRSK2 isoform X2 yields the protein MSKELSLSQSAQYVGPYRLEKTLGKGQTGLVKLGVHCITGQKVAIKIVNREKLSESVLMKVEREIAILKLIEHPHVLKLHDVYENNKYLYLVLEHVSGGELFDYLVKKGRLTPKEARKFFRQIISALDFCHSHSICHRDLKPENLLLDEKNNIRIADFGMASLQVGDSLLETSCGSPHYACPEVIRGEKYDGRRADVWSCGVILFALLVGALPFDHDNLRQLLEKVKSGVFHMPHFIPPDCQSLLKGMIEVNPEKRLTLEAIQKHAWYQGGRNEPCPEQPPPRRVCVRRILSLTELDPDVLDSMHSLGCFRDRGKLTRDLQCEEENQEKMIYYLLLDRKERYPSYEDEDLPPRNDVDPPRKRVDSPMLTRHGRCRPERKSLEVLSVTEQGSPTPPRRALDTAAHSQRSRSVSGASTGLSSSPLSSPRVTPQGSPLPTPLGTPVHHPHHPSSTPPSSSSSSSSSRAEGGGGVGSLSLTPPSSPGGGSGMAASSSAHWRTRLNSFKNNLLGSPRFHRRKLQVPTSEDMSSLTPESSPELAKKSWFGNFIGLEKEEQIFVVIRDKPLSSVKADIVHAFLSIPSLSHSVLSQTSFRAEYKSSGGPSVFQKPVKFQVDIAFSEGERERDRERTEREGRRETGIYSVTFTLISGPSRRFRRVVETIQAQLLSSHDQPMVQALSDPFPDEKNGRPHGTPTRQNSRRSEGGGDRCEWGDRADGGGIGGSGGVLQRRGSAKERTRLLSSNGTQSQP from the exons ATGAGTAAGGAACTGTCTCTAAGTCAGTCAGCTCAATATGTTGGGCCATACCGACTGGAAAAAACACTGGGgaagggacagacag GATTGGTCAAGCTCGGGGTCCATTGTATTACGGGTCAGAAGGTAGCGATCAAAATAGTCAACAGAGAGAAGCTGTCTGAGTCAGTCCTGATGAAG GTTGAGAGGGAGATTGCCATTCTGAAACTGATTGAGCATCCGCATGTGTTGAAGCTGCATGATGTTTACGAGAATAACAAATACCT TTACCTGGTGTTGGAGCATGTGTCAGGAGGAGAGTTGTTTGACTACCTGGTGAAGAAGGGCAGGTTGACTCCCAAAGAGGCCAGGAAGTTCTTCAGGCAAATCATCTCTGCTTTGGATTTCTGCCACAGTCATTCCATCTG TCACAGAGACCTGAAGCCTGAGAATTTGCTCCTGGATGAAAAGAACAACATCCGTATCGCTGACTTTGGCATGGCCTCCCTACAGGTGGGAGACAGTCTGTTAGAGACCAGCTGTGG ATCACCACATTATGCTTGCCCTGAGGTTATACGG GGGGAGAAATATGATGGGCGGAGAGCAGATGTGTGGAGCTGTGGGGTGATCCTGTTCGCTCTACTGGTG GGTGCCCTGCCCTTTGACCATGATAATTTACGCCAGCTCCTGGAGAAGGTGAAGAGCGGGGTGTTCCACATGCCCCACTTCATCCCCCCGGACTGTCAGTCCCTGCTCAAGGGCATGATTGAGGTCAACCCTGAAAAAAGGCTCACG CTAGAGGCCATCCAGAAACATGCCTGGTATCA GGGGGGTCGTAATGAGCCGTGTCCAGAGCAGCCTCCTCCCAGGCGAGTGTGTGTGAGGCGAATCTTGTCCCTGACTGAGCTGGACCCAGATGTGTTGGACAGCATGCACTCGCTGGGATGTTTCCGAGACAGAGGCAAGCTCACACGTGATCTGCAATGTGAAGA AGAAAACCAGGAGAAGATGATATATTACCTGCTGCTGGACAGGAAGGAGCGCTATCCCAGCTATGAGGATGAGGACTTGCCTCCGCGCAATGACGTAG ATCCTCCTAGAAAGCGTGTTGACTCTCCGATGCTGACGCGCCATGGCCGCTGTCGCCCCGAGAGGAAAAGCCTGGAGGTGCTGAGTGTTACTGAACAGGGGTCACCTACTCCACCTCGCAGGGCCCTGGATACAGCTGCACACAGCCAGAG GTCTCGCTCAGTCAGTGGAGCATCGACTGGTCTCTCCTCCAGCCCTCTCAGCAGTCCCAGG GTTACTCCCCAGGGCTCTCCGTTGCCCACACCCTTGGGCACCCCTGTCCACCACCCTCACCACCCCTCCTCTACCCcgccctcctcttcctcgtcctcgtcctcctcgcgggcggagggagggggaggggtaGGCTCGCTGTCGCTGACCCCGCCCTCCAGCCCAGGAGGGGGAAGCGGCATGGCGGCCAGCAGCTCCGCCCACTGGAGGACTCGCCTCAATTCTTTCAAGAACAACCTGCTGGGCTCACCGCGTTTCCATCGCCGTAAACTGCAAG TTCCTACATCAGAAGACATGTCCAGTCTAACACCAGAATCCAGCCCTGA GTTGGCTAAGAAGTCATGGTTTGGGAACTTCATCGGCTTGGAGAAAGAGGAGCAGATCTTTGTGGTGATCAGAGACAAACCTCTGAGTTCTGTCAAAGCTGACATTGTCCATGCCTTCCTGTCT ATCCCATCACTCAGTCACAGCGTTCTCTCCCAGACCAGCTTTCGGGCCGAGTACAAGTCCTCCGGCGGCCCTTCCGTCTTCCAGAAGCCCGTCAAGTTCCAGGTGGACATTGCTTTCTCCGAAGGCGAGAGGGAGCGAGACAGGGAGAGGAccgagagggaggggaggagggagacgGGAATCTACAGCGTGACGTTCACCCTCATTTCAG GTCCGAGTCGCAGGTTCAGACGAGTGGTGGAAACGATTCAAGCCCAGCTTCTCAGCTCCCATGATCAACCAATGGTGCAAGCCCTATCTG
- the brsk1a gene encoding serine/threonine-protein kinase BRSK2 isoform X1, which translates to MSKELSLSQSAQYVGPYRLEKTLGKGQTGLVKLGVHCITGQKVAIKIVNREKLSESVLMKVEREIAILKLIEHPHVLKLHDVYENNKYLYLVLEHVSGGELFDYLVKKGRLTPKEARKFFRQIISALDFCHSHSICHRDLKPENLLLDEKNNIRIADFGMASLQVGDSLLETSCGSPHYACPEVIRGEKYDGRRADVWSCGVILFALLVGALPFDHDNLRQLLEKVKSGVFHMPHFIPPDCQSLLKGMIEVNPEKRLTLEAIQKHAWYQGGRNEPCPEQPPPRRVCVRRILSLTELDPDVLDSMHSLGCFRDRGKLTRDLQCEEENQEKMIYYLLLDRKERYPSYEDEDLPPRNDVADPPRKRVDSPMLTRHGRCRPERKSLEVLSVTEQGSPTPPRRALDTAAHSQRSRSVSGASTGLSSSPLSSPRVTPQGSPLPTPLGTPVHHPHHPSSTPPSSSSSSSSSRAEGGGGVGSLSLTPPSSPGGGSGMAASSSAHWRTRLNSFKNNLLGSPRFHRRKLQVPTSEDMSSLTPESSPELAKKSWFGNFIGLEKEEQIFVVIRDKPLSSVKADIVHAFLSIPSLSHSVLSQTSFRAEYKSSGGPSVFQKPVKFQVDIAFSEGERERDRERTEREGRRETGIYSVTFTLISGPSRRFRRVVETIQAQLLSSHDQPMVQALSDPFPDEKNGRPHGTPTRQNSRRSEGGGDRCEWGDRADGGGIGGSGGVLQRRGSAKERTRLLSSNGTQSQP; encoded by the exons ATGAGTAAGGAACTGTCTCTAAGTCAGTCAGCTCAATATGTTGGGCCATACCGACTGGAAAAAACACTGGGgaagggacagacag GATTGGTCAAGCTCGGGGTCCATTGTATTACGGGTCAGAAGGTAGCGATCAAAATAGTCAACAGAGAGAAGCTGTCTGAGTCAGTCCTGATGAAG GTTGAGAGGGAGATTGCCATTCTGAAACTGATTGAGCATCCGCATGTGTTGAAGCTGCATGATGTTTACGAGAATAACAAATACCT TTACCTGGTGTTGGAGCATGTGTCAGGAGGAGAGTTGTTTGACTACCTGGTGAAGAAGGGCAGGTTGACTCCCAAAGAGGCCAGGAAGTTCTTCAGGCAAATCATCTCTGCTTTGGATTTCTGCCACAGTCATTCCATCTG TCACAGAGACCTGAAGCCTGAGAATTTGCTCCTGGATGAAAAGAACAACATCCGTATCGCTGACTTTGGCATGGCCTCCCTACAGGTGGGAGACAGTCTGTTAGAGACCAGCTGTGG ATCACCACATTATGCTTGCCCTGAGGTTATACGG GGGGAGAAATATGATGGGCGGAGAGCAGATGTGTGGAGCTGTGGGGTGATCCTGTTCGCTCTACTGGTG GGTGCCCTGCCCTTTGACCATGATAATTTACGCCAGCTCCTGGAGAAGGTGAAGAGCGGGGTGTTCCACATGCCCCACTTCATCCCCCCGGACTGTCAGTCCCTGCTCAAGGGCATGATTGAGGTCAACCCTGAAAAAAGGCTCACG CTAGAGGCCATCCAGAAACATGCCTGGTATCA GGGGGGTCGTAATGAGCCGTGTCCAGAGCAGCCTCCTCCCAGGCGAGTGTGTGTGAGGCGAATCTTGTCCCTGACTGAGCTGGACCCAGATGTGTTGGACAGCATGCACTCGCTGGGATGTTTCCGAGACAGAGGCAAGCTCACACGTGATCTGCAATGTGAAGA AGAAAACCAGGAGAAGATGATATATTACCTGCTGCTGGACAGGAAGGAGCGCTATCCCAGCTATGAGGATGAGGACTTGCCTCCGCGCAATGACGTAG CAGATCCTCCTAGAAAGCGTGTTGACTCTCCGATGCTGACGCGCCATGGCCGCTGTCGCCCCGAGAGGAAAAGCCTGGAGGTGCTGAGTGTTACTGAACAGGGGTCACCTACTCCACCTCGCAGGGCCCTGGATACAGCTGCACACAGCCAGAG GTCTCGCTCAGTCAGTGGAGCATCGACTGGTCTCTCCTCCAGCCCTCTCAGCAGTCCCAGG GTTACTCCCCAGGGCTCTCCGTTGCCCACACCCTTGGGCACCCCTGTCCACCACCCTCACCACCCCTCCTCTACCCcgccctcctcttcctcgtcctcgtcctcctcgcgggcggagggagggggaggggtaGGCTCGCTGTCGCTGACCCCGCCCTCCAGCCCAGGAGGGGGAAGCGGCATGGCGGCCAGCAGCTCCGCCCACTGGAGGACTCGCCTCAATTCTTTCAAGAACAACCTGCTGGGCTCACCGCGTTTCCATCGCCGTAAACTGCAAG TTCCTACATCAGAAGACATGTCCAGTCTAACACCAGAATCCAGCCCTGA GTTGGCTAAGAAGTCATGGTTTGGGAACTTCATCGGCTTGGAGAAAGAGGAGCAGATCTTTGTGGTGATCAGAGACAAACCTCTGAGTTCTGTCAAAGCTGACATTGTCCATGCCTTCCTGTCT ATCCCATCACTCAGTCACAGCGTTCTCTCCCAGACCAGCTTTCGGGCCGAGTACAAGTCCTCCGGCGGCCCTTCCGTCTTCCAGAAGCCCGTCAAGTTCCAGGTGGACATTGCTTTCTCCGAAGGCGAGAGGGAGCGAGACAGGGAGAGGAccgagagggaggggaggagggagacgGGAATCTACAGCGTGACGTTCACCCTCATTTCAG GTCCGAGTCGCAGGTTCAGACGAGTGGTGGAAACGATTCAAGCCCAGCTTCTCAGCTCCCATGATCAACCAATGGTGCAAGCCCTATCTG
- the brsk1a gene encoding serine/threonine-protein kinase BRSK2 isoform X3, whose protein sequence is MSKELSLSQSAQYVGPYRLEKTLGKGQTGLVKLGVHCITGQKVAIKIVNREKLSESVLMKVEREIAILKLIEHPHVLKLHDVYENNKYLYLVLEHVSGGELFDYLVKKGRLTPKEARKFFRQIISALDFCHSHSICHRDLKPENLLLDEKNNIRIADFGMASLQVGDSLLETSCGSPHYACPEVIRGEKYDGRRADVWSCGVILFALLVGALPFDHDNLRQLLEKVKSGVFHMPHFIPPDCQSLLKGMIEVNPEKRLTLEAIQKHAWYQGGRNEPCPEQPPPRRVCVRRILSLTELDPDVLDSMHSLGCFRDRGKLTRDLQCEEENQEKMIYYLLLDRKERYPSYEDEDLPPRNDVADPPRKRVDSPMLTRHGRCRPERKSLEVLSVTEQGSPTPPRRALDTAAHSQRSRSVSGASTGLSSSPLSSPRVTPQGSPLPTPLGTPVHHPHHPSSTPPSSSSSSSSSRAEGGGGVGSLSLTPPSSPGGGSGMAASSSAHWRTRLNSFKNNLLGSPRFHRRKLQVPTSEDMSSLTPESSPELAKKSWFGNFIGLEKEEQIFVVIRDKPLSSVKADIVHAFLSSVGLSASSLSPHHADPITQSQRSLPDQLSGRVQVLRRPFRLPEARQVPGGHCFLRRREGARQGEDREGGEEGDGNLQRDVHPHFRSESQVQTSGGNDSSPASQLP, encoded by the exons ATGAGTAAGGAACTGTCTCTAAGTCAGTCAGCTCAATATGTTGGGCCATACCGACTGGAAAAAACACTGGGgaagggacagacag GATTGGTCAAGCTCGGGGTCCATTGTATTACGGGTCAGAAGGTAGCGATCAAAATAGTCAACAGAGAGAAGCTGTCTGAGTCAGTCCTGATGAAG GTTGAGAGGGAGATTGCCATTCTGAAACTGATTGAGCATCCGCATGTGTTGAAGCTGCATGATGTTTACGAGAATAACAAATACCT TTACCTGGTGTTGGAGCATGTGTCAGGAGGAGAGTTGTTTGACTACCTGGTGAAGAAGGGCAGGTTGACTCCCAAAGAGGCCAGGAAGTTCTTCAGGCAAATCATCTCTGCTTTGGATTTCTGCCACAGTCATTCCATCTG TCACAGAGACCTGAAGCCTGAGAATTTGCTCCTGGATGAAAAGAACAACATCCGTATCGCTGACTTTGGCATGGCCTCCCTACAGGTGGGAGACAGTCTGTTAGAGACCAGCTGTGG ATCACCACATTATGCTTGCCCTGAGGTTATACGG GGGGAGAAATATGATGGGCGGAGAGCAGATGTGTGGAGCTGTGGGGTGATCCTGTTCGCTCTACTGGTG GGTGCCCTGCCCTTTGACCATGATAATTTACGCCAGCTCCTGGAGAAGGTGAAGAGCGGGGTGTTCCACATGCCCCACTTCATCCCCCCGGACTGTCAGTCCCTGCTCAAGGGCATGATTGAGGTCAACCCTGAAAAAAGGCTCACG CTAGAGGCCATCCAGAAACATGCCTGGTATCA GGGGGGTCGTAATGAGCCGTGTCCAGAGCAGCCTCCTCCCAGGCGAGTGTGTGTGAGGCGAATCTTGTCCCTGACTGAGCTGGACCCAGATGTGTTGGACAGCATGCACTCGCTGGGATGTTTCCGAGACAGAGGCAAGCTCACACGTGATCTGCAATGTGAAGA AGAAAACCAGGAGAAGATGATATATTACCTGCTGCTGGACAGGAAGGAGCGCTATCCCAGCTATGAGGATGAGGACTTGCCTCCGCGCAATGACGTAG CAGATCCTCCTAGAAAGCGTGTTGACTCTCCGATGCTGACGCGCCATGGCCGCTGTCGCCCCGAGAGGAAAAGCCTGGAGGTGCTGAGTGTTACTGAACAGGGGTCACCTACTCCACCTCGCAGGGCCCTGGATACAGCTGCACACAGCCAGAG GTCTCGCTCAGTCAGTGGAGCATCGACTGGTCTCTCCTCCAGCCCTCTCAGCAGTCCCAGG GTTACTCCCCAGGGCTCTCCGTTGCCCACACCCTTGGGCACCCCTGTCCACCACCCTCACCACCCCTCCTCTACCCcgccctcctcttcctcgtcctcgtcctcctcgcgggcggagggagggggaggggtaGGCTCGCTGTCGCTGACCCCGCCCTCCAGCCCAGGAGGGGGAAGCGGCATGGCGGCCAGCAGCTCCGCCCACTGGAGGACTCGCCTCAATTCTTTCAAGAACAACCTGCTGGGCTCACCGCGTTTCCATCGCCGTAAACTGCAAG TTCCTACATCAGAAGACATGTCCAGTCTAACACCAGAATCCAGCCCTGA GTTGGCTAAGAAGTCATGGTTTGGGAACTTCATCGGCTTGGAGAAAGAGGAGCAGATCTTTGTGGTGATCAGAGACAAACCTCTGAGTTCTGTCAAAGCTGACATTGTCCATGCCTTCCTGTCT TCTGTCGGTCTCTctgcttcttctctctctccccaccACGCAGATCCCATCACTCAGTCACAGCGTTCTCTCCCAGACCAGCTTTCGGGCCGAGTACAAGTCCTCCGGCGGCCCTTCCGTCTTCCAGAAGCCCGTCAAGTTCCAGGTGGACATTGCTTTCTCCGAAGGCGAGAGGGAGCGAGACAGGGAGAGGAccgagagggaggggaggagggagacgGGAATCTACAGCGTGACGTTCACCCTCATTTCAG GTCCGAGTCGCAGGTTCAGACGAGTGGTGGAAACGATTCAAGCCCAGCTTCTCAGCTCCCATGA